A region of Hemicordylus capensis ecotype Gifberg chromosome 17, rHemCap1.1.pri, whole genome shotgun sequence DNA encodes the following proteins:
- the ZDHHC12 gene encoding palmitoyltransferase ZDHHC12 — protein MWPGVPWGSGCLVRAAHTGLSWGITVALFLHPTDLRRQEEQGELLQPLLFVSLVLCSVLLYFIVSLMDPGYVESDGDQKEAVNEEQKAMISQQVPSTVWLRRCGYCFLKQPMRAKHCQACRHCVRRYDHHCPWIENCVGERNHPLFIVYLAVQLVVLMWAMQVAWSGLNFEQSWAWLQHNALLLLSFLAIVLFTVVATLLLVSHLYLAASNTTTWEFMSRHRISYLRQCEAENPFDQGIFRNLWKFFCACRLVTWENLYSQAEGHAV, from the exons ATGTGGCCGGGGGTCCCGTGGGGCAGCGGCTGCCTGGTGCGGGCGGCGCACACGGGGCTCAGCTGGGGGATCACCGTAGCGCTCTTCCTGCACCCCACAG ATCTGCGGCGGCAAGAAGAGCAGGGAGAACTTCTCCAGCCGCTCCTGTTTGTCTCGCTGGTCCTCTGCTCCGTCTTGCTGTACTTCATCGTCTCTCTCATGGATCCAGGCTATGTCGAGAGTGATGGAGACCAGAAG GAAGCAGTGAATGAAGAACagaaagcaatgatttcacaGCAAGTTCCAAGCACTGTCTGGCTCAGACGCTGTGGGTACTGCTTTCTGAAG CAGCCAATGAGAGCCAAGCACTGCCAGGCGTGCCGGCACTGCGTCCGCCGCTACGACCACCACTGTCCCTGGATCGAGAACTGCGTGGGGGAAAGGAATCATCCGCTCTTCATCGTGTACTTGGCTGTCCAGCTTGTAGTTCTCATGTGGGCGATGCAGGTGGCTTG gtcagGCCTCAATTTTGAGCAGTCGTGGGCATGGCTTCAGCACaacgccctcctcctcctctccttcctcgCGATCGTCTTATTCACCGTGGTGGCCACCCTGCTGCTAGTGTCACACCTCTACCTGGCCGCCAGCAACACCACTACCTGGGAGTTCATGTCCCGCCATCGCATTTCCTACCTGAGACAGTGCGAGGCGGAGAACCCTTTCGACCAGGGCATCTTCCGCAATCTCTGGAAGTTTTTCTGTGCCTGCCGCCTGGTCACGTGGGAGAACCTGTACTCCCAGGCGGAAGGCCATGCGGTATGA